TCCCCCTCCTTTTGTATTTCGTTATAGATTGTTTATAAATGCAAATCCAAAGCAAGTAGTGGGGTTCGTCATTACAAAGTTAACGTATTTTCATAAGGTTcattttgatgaaaaaaaattgttgctGTTGTTTAGTCTAGACTAGAGTacacaatattttcttttgttcaaaatgattttaaaaaaagaattattggTAAAAGAAAGAGACGATGCATGAAAGTGATTAGGTATATATAGCTGATATTGCACTTAACCATAATCCTCTAGAAAGTGAATGTTTTGATCTCTtcgttttcaattttaaacaatcaaaatggtttctttttaaatgttaatgactaaattaaagataaaaattcaaaatatgtatttaatgtatatattagGTGTAGTATAGGTTATACCCAATTGTTGTTAGACATAATATAGCCAATAGTTGACTACAAAAGTTACGAGTACAAGTGAGTGAGAATCAATGCTTTTTGACcgatttaaaaaacaaagctCAGCTAAGTATTTTTCTATgagaaatatagaaaaattcatTGTTCCCAACCATATTGATATCGGACTCTTTTATCTTAGAACTGTGTCTCTAACATAAATCCTCACATTCTAATAAAGGtaaaacaatcatttttaaacaatttagagaattaattcataaattgtttttttcgtACTAGACAACTCTTCAATTTTTAGAGGAGTTCATGCCAACTACCAAAACAAAGATGAAGGTTAAATTGATCTAATGtagtatataataaataattctcCACTTCATAGTCacaatttcaaagttttggttctttttacttttcattcacTTGGAGTGTTGACGCCACAATGTCATTAGGGATCGTTGTGATGGCGAAGTGCGAAAAGGTTGGGAAGGTAGTTACAGCAACGACGGCCGTAGATGGGGGTTTCGAGGCCGAGCTGCCTTCAGATGAGTGCGAGGCCAGGCTCGCCGGCGGTCGGAACCAGCTCTACGCCTCCAGAAAAGACATAGTGGCAGGAATCGTGAAAGGCGTCGGTGGGTCCGATGAAATCTATGGCATCTCCACTCCGTTGGCGTTTTGCAGTTCTTGCCGGTGCAGATCGATCGGCGCCAGTAGTACTGAAGCCGAGAAATACTGCAAAGCCGACGCCGGGAAGTTTGGATCGTCAAAGACCTTCAACCTCCCTCTGCCACCGGAGTGGGGAATGGCCCCTTCTAGCTattactttcctttcttccctATCATTGGCATCccttaaataatataatttacattaatttctttgtttttctagtaGTGTGTTGttgataaaatgatatatagatatatgtatgtgtgtgtttatggtaattaaactttaatgtTAAGTtagtttgaagtttaaaaCATTTCAATTAGCTAAACTTTAATATGGTTTTTTATAGTTTGGTGTCTTTgtcttcaaatatttgtttgtagTATAATAGTAAAGAGGGGATTCGTACTATAAGTTTTTCTAACCAAATATGAACTAGCATGCGAAATTAGAAGATGTTCTACTCTTTTAGGTTTAAAATGTCAGACCCGTAAACATATttcaattgatataaaatttataattatggtTAGAGTTTAAACTTTCtgtacattattatttttgttgcgATTGCTGCATGGAGAACGACTGGGTTGGTGAAAAACGTTGATCTGAGAATGCCCTGTGAAAGACAGGAGATTCAAAGAATAAAGAGCACTCGGTAGAAATACTACtcgagaaaaaagagagataaaattcaaataaggCGTGGTCGGTGAAGAACTCGAAGGAGAAAAAGGCACGACTCTGCCTTTTGCTACTCCACACACGTGTACCTGTACGACCTCTCTTTTAttccttctttgttttcaGATTATAGCACACAGTACTTACAGAGAAAGGAAAGGTAAAGGTAAAGGGTGTTTTCCGATcctctttctctttgtttgtttggaagaCTAAAACCCTCAATCTCTCACGGCAATTTTCagcaagaaaaagaagaagaaattaccACAGCAATGCAGAAAGgtaaaagggaagaagaaaaggaagacaaagatAAAGATGTAGTGGTTTGGCAAAACATGGCCTACATCCATGGGAAGGAGGAGTTTATGTTCTTGAAGCTACAAAAAGATCATGAGTGatgcttttcttttacaatattttttttatctcaatatattataatgatTTTATGACAATGAGatctatttatatatgtagCATACATCTAATACAAGGtaattaaaaaacagaaaaataacTATGGTTGTAAACACGTTGGAAATCAAATAAtcttacatttttattatatagttgTAATGACTaaagtgagtcgtatcaaATCTTTTTGTCCAcacatttgattttataaaaatatttatattaatgaatcactattataatattaaattttcatcaacaTGACAAAGTTTACATCgctctttctttatataatcatatataaaaatacaaaaaacacaaaagtaaGCATTATATTGTCTTagtaatgtaaatatatatatttactcaAACGATTATTTGTTaagaatttataattttactaaaaatatcaaaagaaattaCCAACACGAACTTAGCTGACACCTGCAATCATACATATTAATACATGGTAACTTAGCTGACACCTGCAATCATACATATTAATACATGGTAATAATCAtgaagttataaatatttttataaaatttgctatttttgaaattttatctttttcttaatcaattaattatttattttacaaactttaaaaaactattaaatgtGAATTTTCCAACAAACAACAATGAATCTCTTTTCATATTAGTAAAATTTTCTCCATGCAATGATACTATACCTTATCAAAAGAGGTAAGAATCGGTCCTCtcatatcaaaacaaaactttattaatttccttcttcccaaaaaaacaactttaactaacaacaaataaatataatttgatggGGCACGTGCCACGCGCCTCGAGGTCCACGTACCACGCCTTCTCCGCGCTTTCTACGCCCTTTTACTTTTGGATTATTTCTCcaatccttttttctttccttgatgtaagaaaaaataaaatggtttatttttccaattaaGCTTTCAAGTTTTCTGgattaaatttgaactttaatgTCAAACATCAATACGAATCAAATCGACAAGATTACTTATCTGACCTTCACACAACTCAATATTTAActaaagagaaatgaaattagaaGTTTTTTAGATCAAGATTAAGATGTTTATCTTCTGaattaagatttcatttaaGTTTCTATTCTCAATTATTTCATATGAAGTTATAATAGtgtatttaaaggaaaaagtaTGATGGGATgttatttcataatcattttgattAGAGAAATCCCCTTTTATCTCTCATTTAATCTTCCTTTGACATAATTTCTCATATCTAAATTTACAACTAATTATTTGCTCAAATggtgttaatttattttcatttcaacaaaaaGCTTGATATAtctctaaaattcaaaagtgtttaataaatttttggattttaaacaaattcaatttttctcccctaatattatcaatgtattttaaaataaactatttaaagtTGGAAGTTCCTAGAATtattaaacacattttctaGAGACATAGAGGAAGCATATTATAACAACTTAATATttgaagagtttttttttaataaatacttaaattatttgacaagcaaattcaaaatattcttgaaacatttttgaagtttgttaTATTCCCAAATTAAGTCTTgcacaaataattaaaatttcaaatatgatttattttttttgaaaaagacttTACTTGTAATTTGAatgtaattgaaaaatgagattGATTAAGTCAATATAGCATTCCTGCTTCTGTGGTACCATTATGAAGATGGGGGAATTATTTATTCCATTGGTTGACAATTAACAAAGTCTTTATGTTTGACAATTAACAAATCCTTTCACCctaatgttataataataacaactccacaaacaattcaaataaagggaaaaaaaatcccaTTCATCTCTAtgttttgaactttaatttttatttggtcaTCAACGTTAAAAAAGTAGAGTACTTTGTCTCGTTGTCAATCCAGTTTAGCTTCGACATCATACTATTGAGAGCATTAATAATTCCTATATTTTTGAAGTAGTCTTACTTTTTATTATGTCAATAACCAAATacaacaatattttgaaagtaaagTCTGACTTTTGATGTGGCTAAATTGtataattagaagaaaaaaagctaaaacaaataacatcGACATAAGTGTTTTAGATGTTTAGAGGAAGaactatttaatattataataacaactttTTGCGAACAATAAATACGAACTATTTCATGTATTCTTTAATTAACTATGGTTAACCCTTAACGCCATTTGAAAACCTTTTCCagcttttaatattttatattcataatttttttttatttcttgtcaCAAcgtttacaatttattttaactaaaacaattttacCTCTCAAACAAATGTTATCATAacccaaactaaaataatttacacaataaacataaattattataactccACTATAATAATTAACTCTTCTTGTCCTACCCAAACGTcttaatgtttaaatttacatCAACGTAAGTTATAGAAGGTTGAATAttgttttgtatatatatatatatatatatctttggtatctattattaaaaaaaacacacacaataATAGctcaaaatttttgaaatttctaccacacacaatatttcaaatagaATACAACTTCATTTTGAATTGCTTTTGGTAGATTTAtggattttgaatttcttttaagacgttgaattttatgtttagaaCTCTTCAAACTTTAACATCTTCATTACTCAATTCCATACcattcttatatatattcaatactCTATCGAATATAATACATAcatactaaatatatattgctgacttaataaactaaagtaagatatttatatttttctaaaatagagactaaattcaaaacatgcatttttttaataatacataagaacttttatatatatatatatatacacacgtacaaataatagtaaaaaaaaaaaggatattaTAAATACCAATCACTAAAACAACACATGTTTTggaaaaaacaatagaataataaaatgaagaaatttcaACTTAAATTTACACGTACGGCTGCCACTATAAGGTTCTCTTTTGCCTTTTTCTTCGTTGAGTATTTCCTCTCTTTTGCCATAGTTGCCATGGACAATGGATTGCGACCACCATCTAGTGGACATTTGCACGACCTAATATTATATGAGGccaagaataaaataataacaacaacagaTCGAAAAGCAAGCAAATTTGACACTTTTTTTATTCctattcttattatttgttaagccaaaaaacaatatcaaagACCACAATTACATCCTTGATATTGAAATAATCAGGAAAGAGTGAGAATAAACTAGAAATCAAAAGAATTGGCCATGGGGATGATAGCCTGATACCATGACGACACAGGAGGGGAAACAGGCCtcaatgataattaatttttaccctaaatttacatcaatttttttttaaaaaaaaaaaatcaaaacaatacatttttggaataagttttaaaaaagattacgatattaattaggaaaaaaaatagattgtGGAAAAGGtagaatatattaattaataatgtaaaagataaaaggaagAGATGAGTGGTGGGAAACGCGTTCAATGGGGCAGCCtaagaaaaaagattggttgtatcaatatataacaataatgatatcatatcatatcaaCAAGTCAACAACTAGTAAGAACCGTGTGAAAAAAATTCCACAAACATAGACAGTACGAAGTACCATACTTTCTAATTTCACTCGGCAATTAATtcccatctctctctctcactctcatCCAATctccttatatatataaacacaaacaatataattaatctaaagtttaaaaaaatggatcaTGATCAGGTAATTATtcgtgaagaagaagaagaagatcagAGTCTACCGGGGTTCCGATTCTTTCCGACGGAAGAAGAATTGGTATTGTTCTATCTGCACAATCAACTTCAGGGATGCCGTAAGGATATCCACCGTGTGATTCCGGTGGTTGACATTTACGAGATTGAGCCATTCAATCTCTCAAGTACGTAGACAGATCAATGTActtatagtaataataaattaatgtgattaattgtaattaattaattttggtgtGCAGGGTATTCAGGGGAAAGGTGTAGGAGAGACAGTGAGCAATGGTTTTTCTTTGTGAAGCAACAAGAGCGACAAGCGAGGGGAGGGAGAGCGAATAGAACGACGTCGTCAGGGTCCGGGTATTGGAAGGCGACAGGGTCTCCAACTTACGTGTACTCGTCGGAGAATCGGGTGATCGGAGTTAAGAAAACGATGGTATTTTATAGAGGAAAAGCTCCCACAGGAACTAAAACTAAGtggaaaatgaatgaatataaaGCCATTCAAGACATCATTCCTCCTCATTCCCCTTTCTCTTCTACTCCTATTCCTCaggtaattaaattcaatttatttgtgaaaatgaaaatattactccttcatttatattagttaattaaaaaaaaacaatatttttggtCCTTAAACTTTCAGTTACGACACGAGTTCAGTTTGTGTCGAGTTTACGTGGTGTCGGGAAGCTTTCGAGCATTTGATCGGCGGCCATTAAAAGCTTATAGCTGATGAATTCGCATAAGATATCACAAGATAGACGTACCACAaccttcttttatattttgattatcattatggttcatttttttctttttaaattttgtaataataataatacccAACACATCCATTTTCCTCATGAAAATAAAgggttataattaattatgtacgGAAGCTGactgattaaaataaaatatttttaaaaaatatgtattctttttttcttcctccattGGAAGCacaatcaataatataattcaattatatgcgcatttgtttttaatattttatttaaagttattAATTCCACAATTAAGGTctatatcatatttattagTTGATGATTTTAGCATACATAAtgctaattaaattatttgacataCATATATTACTTAATGCTAATGCATGATATTAATGTAGtgaatttatatatctttttttttttttcaaatacagTAGGGATGGGAATTTCATGGTTGCTAACACCACTAATTTTGGGTTCCAAAAAAACACTCAATTCAATTTCTCAAATCTTATGTGATGGAGTAATCATTTTAtagatggagaagaaaatatggtaaccaataaaaaaaattaattgggTTGATCTGAattaattttaggaaaaaaattgttataatttaagtTGGAAAAAtgtttgtgtgtgtgcgtgcgcgtgtatatatatatatattgacttTAAAAAGCGTTAAGGTGACTCGTTATTCAATTGCGGAcatcaaaagaaaagtacaaatGACTAAAGCAACGACCGTGagtaaaatggaaaaagagacACGTGAGTTAGTAACCTTGGTCAATTCAACGGTGTACCACCTACTCTGTGGGAGTAGTGAGAATAGACAAAATAATTCACTAAACTAAGAACGAAATAACTCGAGATAAGTCGTttttcaataaagaaaaaaagatatattagaTAATATGTATTTCAACGGcgtatataattttaaataagaaaaatattttaataaaaaatctacTGATATCAAACAACTAAACTATTATAGAAGTAACAACGAACAAAGTAGCAAtgtaaattgataaatttttttaaaattaaactaatttattaagtttaaagtttaaattgataaagaaattttgacttttttttctttttttgagatagaaaataattaattagaatctagaaagagaggaaaagaaagtaatgAATTATTTGGACAAATTAGGGGTTCACATCACACCTAGCTCACGTTATgacttcatattattattatttcttaatgtATACGGCTAAGACTTAGTTATCtcctaataaatttttataaattacacATAATTGTTGagaagtttaatgtatatttgatttcaaataattattgacATCTCATCTCATACTTAGATATTGGCACTGTCCTATCTCATCAATAGTTCATGTAGAGTGTTgtgaattttataaatatgtgactgaaattaaactttcatataattgtgtgaatattttattattttcgtGTAGAGTTGTCATGAacgacaaaagaaaaagggtctatttacaaaataatagcgaaaagaaaacttaaatgagttattgaaaattgatagtatttttgttatatcataaatagttttataatgaccctaaaacatttatattatataggaAAATTTGTAGCAAgtgaaaatttgagtttaCAAGATTGTCactcattttgtttattttaaaaatatgacaaaaaaaaaaaaacgaggCTAATTCAAGTGATATACCCAATATAGACTTGATATACTCAATCTTCACTTGATACATCTCATACATCTAGTATACATTTCATTCACATATTTATACATAATGTAGAgagtaacaaaatattaaaggatttttaatttaatgacaATTAAGCAAATGTGCCAAATGATATTCGGGTAAACAAAACAATgcgacaattttttttgtaaacaagTTGATCTTTTTGTCAACTTTAGGGTCACATAAACGTGAAAAACTCTTTAAGAGGGTTTTTGAGGCAATGAGTGAGCTATTATAGTTGTTATTATATGTGTGTtctaatagtttgtgttttaggtgtaaattattttagttttggttatAATAGCATGTGCGTTGTGATTTTAGATTCACAATCGGCCTTTAGACAGTAgttcaaaatcttttatcatacatatattcaaatattgagTATATCGAGTATATCGATTGTGTATCAAATTGTACCAAATGTGTATCAAAAGTATACATCGAGTCTAGCATGTGTGTCTATTAGAAAGGCACCAATTGTATCAAGTATATATTACATGTCTAAACCAACTCTAGAATCAAATTATTACCCCAAATAACGTAATACAAActttaattagtattttttaacaaagTCAAAGGAGACTAAActatatgatttttatttatattagagcaaaatatggaagaaagagaagaactATACATAccataataaattgaaattgaagttaATATTTTCGAAGAaatgacatatatatattctccaaaatttaGTAATCTTGGACAAATATTCTAAAGTTGAAAGAGTCTGCTACATAATTACTGTTTGActttataaagtaaataattaattaatcaatgaaGATGATATTATTCTTCTTGTTTCATTTCTTGTTCATAGTGATCGATGGATCATGACATGAGTACATGACCTAATCCCtttcataataataaactcAAATCATTTATAGTCGTGTTTGAGTAATCAAAACATACAAATTTGAACCAATATTAGTATTGTTTAAACAATACACTTTATAAgaataagttaaatataaactataattcATACAAACTAAGTTGGTAAAATCTAAGCTTgtaagtaaatttaattactttgaCAAGTTAGATATTGCCCAAcgacttatatatatatagttaaaataaatgttagaTATTTGCTAGTCATTTTAAATGAACGATAGTTGATATAAACGAACATTTTTCGAGATAAATGATTCAAATACTCACACaccttttgttaattttttaaagaaaatggtatATTATTAACCTTAGAGTTATAAGTTTGATTCACTTGCTATTTGTAACGTTGTTGAAAAGAGTTATTAGAATAACAAATTGagctatattaaaaaagataaagaaaaacaatgattttataaatatacatgagagtggaaattgaaattttcttgatatcactaatatttaaaaaattgaactagtttgtttgtttaaacataaaatagatTGAGTagtttgataatcatttggTATTTTTATTTCTCGAAACTATAATTaagtctatttttttctaatcttttatcatgaatttcatctttattgagtgaaatagttgaattattagtcaaaatccaaaaacaaacacaagtttttaaaaatcttgaCATCAAATATTATCAACATTATGACCTATCGATTGTGGACTTGATGTCCAACCTGTTGCTCTTTAATTAATCTGTTCTTGAGTTTTTCAAGTTGATACGTGTAAGAGATCCTTGCACTGGTGTGGTGTCGAGCCTACTGCATTTTAAtgcttaatttaattaattcgtGAAGTATATGGTTTAATCAAGCTCGTATACAAGAAAAGTAAGGTAGGGGTTCTCCTTTCAAGATTACTTACTCTCACGTAATTTGAGTAACTAAGTACATTTATTTGTAGGCTTTTCCTCTAAAACTTACCTTTGGTAATTGTAACATTGGTGatgttataattgtttttaacaCTCAAGATCTTTGGCCCGGACCGTAGGCATttcgtttattttttttttattggtatATATTTAGGGCTTTTTGCATGGTGTCAAAATAAGTTTTACAAAATTGACCCATAACACAAACTTATTTACTTTTGCAAAAAATGTCAcgaaaaaattaaactcacgtgatacacctaatatatatacttgatacAGCATTGCTACATACtcgatacacttgatataatCAACACACTCCATATACTACTAAcatacacttgatacattaTCGATATTCACTTCGATACACCTATGATATAGACTTGATATCCTAATAGGCACTTGATGCACTTGTTACATATAACATACTTCTTGAGACATGTGTCATACACTTTATATATAGTTGGTATACATTTTTGATGCACACTTATGATTTATACTTAATATAGACTTGAGACACGTgttatacatttgatatataCTCGGTATACATTTTATGCACACTTGATACAAACTTAATATACCAAATATTTGGATTTAcgataaaagaaatttgatttttttgtttaaggaatgagaaaagaaaaaaatatatttactgtaaaaatataaaccacaaacacatactattataactcTACACATCAAACACAACCTATTGTAACccaactataataactcacttcTTACTCAAAATGTTCCCTTCAAAAGTGTTAGACTTTTACTTTACCATTAAGTTGATAAAGTTGAAGATCAACTTATCTTCCAACATGTCACATTGTTTTATTTACCAAAACATTATTAGGTATATTTACTTAATTACCCCATTCAATTAAAAtgctttaatattttttttcattttcacccttcatgtatataaatatgtgtACTAAATGTATATAAAGTATATCACTCGGACTGGActtgttttttcctttatgtTATATCTACGAAATAAAAATAGTGTATGACAAACttgcaaatttcaaaactcaaatcGTTATCTActacaatttttcatatagtTACATagacatttttgtttttgaattcaTGTAATCACGCTGCTTTCTAGTGAGTGGATAAAGCATAATTTATATGGTTTACAAAATCAcacaataatttcaaaatatacttgaaaatatataaattagactcaaataattaagtatataatgttaaatataaccaaatcgATCgatattattcctaaaattggTATTGTTGTAATTACCCTATTTCTAATACAACTTTaggaaaacaaattatttattttagttattatcgtaatttattttaatatttttttggaataaacattttataagGTAGTACAAAGTTTACGTGCCTCTTTCGGTACTTTTACCACAATGCCCAAACAACTAATGCAGTGGACTCGCCGTGCAACCAAGCCGATCAAGCCCCAACTCTCGCCATCAGCGAAATCAAACAACTCTCTTCCTTCCATCCTCCTTCCACAATTAAGACGGTGGAGTCGACAATTTTGAATGTTCCTCATCCAAGGTCGGAAGGTTTCTGAGTTTTCCGAGCGTTAGATATAACCACAAGCTTCTCCTCAGCAGAAAGAAATGGCTA
This DNA window, taken from Cucumis sativus cultivar 9930 chromosome 6, Cucumber_9930_V3, whole genome shotgun sequence, encodes the following:
- the LOC101223177 gene encoding NAC domain-containing protein 90, yielding MDHDQVIIREEEEEDQSLPGFRFFPTEEELVLFYLHNQLQGCRKDIHRVIPVVDIYEIEPFNLSRYSGERCRRDSEQWFFFVKQQERQARGGRANRTTSSGSGYWKATGSPTYVYSSENRVIGVKKTMVFYRGKAPTGTKTKWKMNEYKAIQDIIPPHSPFSSTPIPQLRHEFSLCRVYVVSGSFRAFDRRPLKAYS
- the LOC101219078 gene encoding uncharacterized protein LOC101219078; this translates as MAIPSLVRAAFVLGVVVVAAATAASVELAITTDHYILKGKVLCLDCHASYDLSGIVVMAKCEKVGKVVTATTAVDGGFEAELPSDECEARLAGGRNQLYASRKDIVAGIVKGVGGSDEIYGISTPLAFCSSCRCRSIGASSTEAEKYCKADAGKFGSSKTFNLPLPPEWGMAPSSYYFPFFPIIGIP